The Mycobacteriales bacterium DNA segment GCGACCCTGCCCTTGACGCCGGCCGCGGGCACGGCGGTGGAGCCGGCGCCGGAGAGCGCGAGCCGCGCCGCGGCCGCCTTCTCCTCGCCGGCCGCGATCAGCCAGACCTCCCGAGCGGCATTGATGGTCTCGAACGAGAGGGACAGCCGAGTCGGCGGCGGCTTGGGTGCCCCTCTCACGGGGATCACCGAGCGAGCGTCGTACAACGCAGGGGACTCGGGGAACAGCGACGCGACGTGCCCGTCCGGCCCGACGCCGAGCAGCAGGATGTCGAACTGCGGTGCGGCGGCATGGTCCTCGGGCGTGGAGGCGGTGGCCAGCTCGTCGGCGTAGCGCTCGGCGGCCGCATCGAGGTCGTCGCCGCCGGGGTCGTCGCTCGCCGGCATGGCGTGCACGCGGGCCGCCGTGAGGTCGACCTGGTCGAGCAGCGCGTCACGGGCCTGAGTCTCGTTGCGGTCGGGATGCCCGCGTGGCAGGTAGCGTTCGTCGCCCCACCACACGTTCAACCGTGGCCAGTCGATCGCGAAGCGAGCCGGCGAGCCGGCGAGCTCGCGGAGCGTCGCGCCACCGATGCCGCCGCCGGTGAGGACGATGCTCGCCTCGCCACGCGCCGCTTGGGCGTCGACGACCGCGGTGATGATCCGCGCGGCAACGGCCTGTGCGAGCAGCGTCGCGTCCCGGTGGACGACGACGAGCGGCGGGCTCACGTGGCCGTGAGCGCGGGGTCGCGCCAGACCAGGGTCCGGGATCCGGGCGTCTGGTCGACCCGTACGCCGGTGGCGGTCGCGAGGGCCTCGGCGTAGACCGGGTCGGGATCCATGCGGCGCAGCTCTTCGGCCAGCAAGTCGCCGAGGCCGCGCCGGGGAAGCGGCAGCGTGCGGGGCGGTTCTTCGCCGCGGGTCAGGGTCGCGACCCGCCCGTCCGGCCGCTCGACGGCAACCCGGTAGTCGTTCCCGTCGGCGTCCTTGGTCTCGACGCTCGCGCAGGTGATGCCCGGACCGCCCGAGGAGTCGACCGCACTCTCGACTCCGAGCCGGCCGGACAGCCAGCCACTGAGCAGCACGGCACTGGGGTTGGCCTGCTCCGCGGTCACCTGGGCGGCCGCTGGTTCGCTCTCCACCCCGTCCAGGGCGGACGCGAGCAGGGATCGCCACGGCGTTGCGCGGGTCCAGGCCAGGTCGGTGTCGCCGGACAGGAAGTCCCGCGCACGGATCCGCAACGCCGCGACCGGGTCCTCGGCCTGCGCGGAGTCGGTGACTCGCCGGTTCGCGAGCACTCCGAGTGCATCGGTGGCGATCTCGTCCGGCGGCGGCCCGTGCCACCACGTGACCACCGGCGCGTCGGGCGCGAGCAAGGGCAGGACCACGGACTCGGCGTGCAGCCCGAGCCGGCCGTACATCCGCATCACGACCGCCTCGGTCGATCCGAGCCGACCGCCGACCTGGACCTCCGCATCGAGCCGGATCGCCGCGTCGATCGAGTGCCGGATGACGATCAGCACTCGGCAGGGATGCGCGGCGGCCGCGATCGTCGCGGCGTCCTCAGCCTCGCGGACACGTTTCTCGTCGACGACGACGACAAGGGTGAGTGCAAGGCCGGATGCCAGCGCGCCGGCCGCCCGGCGCTCGGCGAGCAGCGCGCGGACGACGTCGCCGCCCGTGGTGTCCCACAACGTGGTTGCCATCAGGGACGCCTCCAGCTCCGGCCGTCGTGTGCCAGCATCTCGACCGCGCCGCGAGGCCCCCACTCGCCGGCCCGGTACTTCTCGGGGGTCTGGCCGGACCAGAACGCCTCGAGCCGGTCGATCACCCGCCAGGACGCGTCGACTTCTTCGTTGCGGGGGAACAGCGTCGCGTCCCCGAGCAGGACGTCGAGAATGAGCCGTTCGTATGCCTCGGGGGAGGACTCGGTGAACGCCTCCCCATAGAGGAAGTCCATCGACACGTCGCGCACTTCCATCGCCGAGCCGGGCACCTTCGAGCCGAAGCGCAGAGTGACGCCTTCGTCGGGCTGCACGCGGACGACAAGCTGGTTGTGCCCGAGCTCGACGGTGTCGGTGGCGTCGAACGGCAGGTGTGGCGCGCGGTTGAACTCGACCGCGATCTCGGTGACCCGGCGCGGCAGGCGCTTGCCGGTGCGCAGGTAGAACGGCACGCCCCCCCAGCGCCGGGTCTCGACACCGAACCGGACGGCGGCGTAGGTCTCCGTGATCGAGTCCTTGGGGATGTCCTTCTCGTCGATGTAGGCCGGCACCCGCTCTCCGGCCAGCCAACCCTGGTCGTACTGCCCCCGGACCGCGTACCGGCCGAGCTCGTCGGGAAGGGAGATTGCGTTGAGAATCTTCAGCTTCTCGGTGCGGATCGACTCGGCATCGAAGGACACCGGCTCTTCCATCGCGGTGAGTGCGAGCAGCTGAAGCAGGTGGTTCTGAAGCACGTCACGTGCGGCGCCGGCCGCGTCGTAGAAGGCGGCGCGCCCGCCGATGCCGACATCTTCAGCCATCGTGATCTGCACCGAGTCGACGAAGTGTGCGTTCCAGATCGGCTCGAACAGGGTGTTGGCGAACCGAAGCGCCAACATGTTCTGCA contains these protein-coding regions:
- the pgl gene encoding 6-phosphogluconolactonase; protein product: MSPPLVVVHRDATLLAQAVAARIITAVVDAQAARGEASIVLTGGGIGGATLRELAGSPARFAIDWPRLNVWWGDERYLPRGHPDRNETQARDALLDQVDLTAARVHAMPASDDPGGDDLDAAAERYADELATASTPEDHAAAPQFDILLLGVGPDGHVASLFPESPALYDARSVIPVRGAPKPPPTRLSLSFETINAAREVWLIAAGEEKAAAARLALSGAGSTAVPAAGVKGRVATRWLLDRAAASRLPSDLARPASP
- a CDS encoding glucose-6-phosphate dehydrogenase assembly protein OpcA, coding for MATTLWDTTGGDVVRALLAERRAAGALASGLALTLVVVVDEKRVREAEDAATIAAAAHPCRVLIVIRHSIDAAIRLDAEVQVGGRLGSTEAVVMRMYGRLGLHAESVVLPLLAPDAPVVTWWHGPPPDEIATDALGVLANRRVTDSAQAEDPVAALRIRARDFLSGDTDLAWTRATPWRSLLASALDGVESEPAAAQVTAEQANPSAVLLSGWLSGRLGVESAVDSSGGPGITCASVETKDADGNDYRVAVERPDGRVATLTRGEEPPRTLPLPRRGLGDLLAEELRRMDPDPVYAEALATATGVRVDQTPGSRTLVWRDPALTAT
- the zwf gene encoding glucose-6-phosphate dehydrogenase, producing the protein MIISGAPGNPLRDPRDRRLPRVPGPCAMVVFGVTGDLSRKKLIPAIYDLSNRGLLPPGFVLLGFARRDWDTGDFETLARKAAQAGSRTEFHDDVWERVAGSLVFLPGSFDDDNAFDQLADKLVELEASHGIQGNAAFYLSIPPVAFPTVLKQMQRTGMADDAKAGGWRRVVVEKPFGHDQESARELNSLVDEVFGPHNVFRIDHYLGKETVQNMLALRFANTLFEPIWNAHFVDSVQITMAEDVGIGGRAAFYDAAGAARDVLQNHLLQLLALTAMEEPVSFDAESIRTEKLKILNAISLPDELGRYAVRGQYDQGWLAGERVPAYIDEKDIPKDSITETYAAVRFGVETRRWGGVPFYLRTGKRLPRRVTEIAVEFNRAPHLPFDATDTVELGHNQLVVRVQPDEGVTLRFGSKVPGSAMEVRDVSMDFLYGEAFTESSPEAYERLILDVLLGDATLFPRNEEVDASWRVIDRLEAFWSGQTPEKYRAGEWGPRGAVEMLAHDGRSWRRP